In Panacibacter ginsenosidivorans, the following proteins share a genomic window:
- a CDS encoding DinB family protein, translating into MKITELIAQHITEVFEGNNWTDVNIKDTIDDIDYREATTVTKASYNTIAALLHHLNFYNDVVSMRLMGINPEIDEVNGFNVPAIKNEHDWQQLKDAAFASAANLADAVRKFPEEKIYDLTVTGHSTYYKTLHGITEHAHYHLGQIMLIKRLVRAAVLHGAMSNSL; encoded by the coding sequence ATGAAAATAACAGAACTCATCGCACAACACATTACCGAAGTGTTTGAAGGAAACAACTGGACCGATGTTAATATAAAAGATACCATTGACGATATTGATTACCGCGAAGCAACTACTGTAACAAAAGCATCTTATAATACTATTGCAGCATTACTGCATCATCTCAATTTTTACAACGACGTAGTATCTATGCGCTTAATGGGCATAAATCCTGAGATCGATGAGGTCAATGGTTTTAATGTGCCAGCTATAAAAAATGAACATGACTGGCAGCAATTGAAAGATGCGGCTTTTGCATCGGCAGCAAACCTCGCAGATGCAGTAAGAAAATTTCCGGAAGAAAAGATCTATGACCTTACTGTAACAGGTCACTCCACTTATTATAAAACATTGCATGGCATTACAGAACATGCGCATTATCATCTTGGCCAGATAATGCTTATCAAAAGACTTGTAAGGGCTGCTGTTCTGCATGGCGCAATGAGCAACAGTTTATGA
- a CDS encoding TIGR02757 family protein: MKEKNELKDFLDSKVELYNQRGFIKDDPVCIPHLFTKKQDIEIAGFFAAIFAWGGRKTIINKSTELMQLMDMQPHQFVVGHNDKELKSLLQFKHRTFNPTDLLYFIEFLKFHYTKNDSLETAFSKWISPKDDTIEKSLVGFHHYFFSLEDVPARTKKHIATPEKGSNCKRLNMFLRWMVRKDNKGVDFGIWNKIKPSQLICPVDLHVARVAKKLNLLIRKQTDWPAALELTTYLRTLDPSDPVKYDFALFGLGVIEKYY; this comes from the coding sequence ATGAAAGAAAAAAATGAGCTCAAGGATTTTTTAGACAGTAAAGTTGAATTATATAATCAGCGTGGTTTTATAAAAGATGATCCTGTTTGCATTCCGCATTTATTTACTAAAAAACAGGATATTGAAATAGCGGGGTTTTTTGCAGCCATATTTGCATGGGGCGGTAGGAAAACCATTATCAATAAATCAACAGAGCTTATGCAGTTGATGGATATGCAGCCACATCAGTTTGTTGTAGGGCATAACGACAAGGAATTGAAAAGCCTTTTACAATTCAAACACAGAACGTTTAATCCAACAGACCTGCTTTATTTTATTGAGTTTTTGAAATTTCATTATACAAAGAATGATTCTCTGGAAACCGCTTTTTCAAAATGGATATCACCAAAAGATGATACAATAGAGAAAAGCCTGGTTGGGTTTCATCATTATTTTTTTTCTTTGGAAGATGTTCCCGCCAGAACGAAGAAACATATTGCCACACCGGAAAAGGGATCGAACTGTAAAAGATTAAATATGTTCCTGCGCTGGATGGTACGGAAAGATAACAAAGGAGTGGATTTCGGAATCTGGAATAAAATAAAACCTTCGCAGCTTATTTGCCCCGTGGACCTGCACGTAGCCAGGGTGGCAAAAAAGCTTAATTTATTAATAAGAAAGCAAACAGATTGGCCTGCGGCTTTGGAATTGACAACTTATTTACGAACTTTAGACCCCTCCGACCCCGTAAAATATGATTTTGCTCTGTTCGGGCTTGGAGTTATTGAAAAATATTATTGA
- a CDS encoding cystathionine gamma-synthase, whose product MKPATKFIHAGVEPDPTTGAIMTPIYQTSTYVQTAPGNNKGYEYARSQNPTRFALEKAMAEIENGKYGLVFSSGVAATDAVIKLLSPGDEVIAANDMYGGTYRLFTKVFEKFGIVFKYVNMQDANNIAAIISNKTKLIWTETPTNPLMNITDIAAVAAIAKQHNALLCVDNTFASPYLQNPLDLGADIVMHSATKYLGGHSDVIQGSLVMNDKALRDELYFIQKSCGAVPGPQDCFLVLRGIKTLHVRMQRHCENGERIAYFLRNHNRVAKVYWPGFEDHTNYAIAKKQMRGFGGMISFELKDDSADETRRVLSSTKVFALAESLGGVESLINHPASMTHASIPREERIKNGLTDSLIRLSVGIEDIDDLIEDLQQAIC is encoded by the coding sequence ATGAAACCTGCCACAAAATTTATTCATGCCGGTGTAGAGCCAGACCCAACAACCGGTGCTATTATGACGCCTATTTATCAAACGTCAACGTATGTGCAAACGGCGCCGGGCAATAACAAAGGATATGAATATGCACGGTCGCAAAACCCAACGCGGTTTGCATTAGAAAAAGCCATGGCTGAAATTGAAAATGGAAAATATGGTTTGGTATTCAGCAGTGGCGTAGCGGCAACAGATGCAGTAATAAAATTATTATCGCCGGGTGATGAAGTGATTGCTGCGAATGATATGTATGGCGGTACATACAGACTGTTCACCAAAGTGTTTGAAAAATTTGGTATCGTGTTTAAGTACGTGAACATGCAGGATGCCAATAATATTGCAGCAATAATTAGCAATAAAACAAAACTGATCTGGACAGAAACGCCTACCAACCCTTTGATGAATATCACAGATATTGCTGCTGTTGCTGCTATTGCAAAACAACATAATGCATTGCTTTGTGTGGACAACACTTTTGCTTCCCCTTATTTACAAAACCCGCTTGATCTTGGGGCAGACATTGTAATGCATTCTGCAACAAAATATCTTGGTGGCCATAGTGATGTGATACAAGGCTCGCTTGTAATGAACGATAAAGCGTTAAGAGATGAATTATATTTTATTCAAAAGAGCTGTGGTGCAGTTCCCGGTCCACAGGATTGTTTTTTGGTATTACGTGGTATAAAAACGTTGCATGTGCGTATGCAGCGGCATTGTGAGAACGGTGAGAGGATCGCCTATTTCTTACGCAATCATAACAGAGTGGCAAAAGTTTATTGGCCGGGCTTTGAAGATCATACAAATTATGCAATTGCTAAAAAGCAGATGCGTGGTTTTGGTGGTATGATTAGTTTTGAATTGAAAGATGACAGCGCTGACGAAACAAGAAGAGTTTTATCTTCTACAAAAGTTTTTGCATTAGCGGAAAGCCTTGGTGGTGTTGAATCTTTGATCAATCATCCTGCAAGTATGACGCATGCATCCATACCAAGGGAAGAACGGATTAAAAACGGGTTGACTGATTCTCTTATAAGATTAAGCGTAGGCATTGAAGATATAGATGATTTGATAGAAGATCTGCAGCAGGCAATTTGTTAG
- a CDS encoding amidohydrolase family protein codes for MKHVSLLVLCFCMYIIAAAQETFPVNGVSDLRSDQFVFTNATIVKDAQTTLQNATLLIKRGKIVAVGANIAIPKDAVVIDCKGKYIYPSFIDIFSDYGIAAPKSSGGGDFFNYINSSPTKGAYGWNQSLKPETDASKIFAADNGKAGDLRSAGFGVVLTHQQDGIARGTGTLVTLTDERENFAMLKDKAAAFYSFNTGTSTQDYPNSLMGCIALLRQTYLDAQWYKTRPATEGTNLSLQAWDDNQNLPQIFDASDKWNDLRAVKIANEFGVQYIIKGGGNEYQRMDEMKASKASFILPVNFPLAIDIEDPNDARVVALSVMKHWEMAPLEPGMFEKANINFALTASGLKSTGDFLSNLRKAIDNGLSATKALEALTKTPAIMIGAYDKVGSLDAGKLANFIITSGPVFDEKTTFFQNWVQGKKYTLTESGWNDYRGNYKLTVKQNNQSTTYNVEVKGKPDDLSATLQTPGDSVKNDVKLSVNDKMVKMTWSLKADSSNLNRLTGLISNEKLWMGNGYSSAGNAISWNMQYVSTFIEKPDTPKKEEKKKDSVTAKVMYPFLGFGWTEAPKQEDMLIKNATVWTSEKEGILENTDVLLKGGKIAAIGKNLTAGNAKVIDGTGKHLTAGIIDEHSHIAVTGSVNECSQSVTAEVRVADVINPDDIQIYRQLAGGVTSAHILHGSCNTIGGQTQLIKMRWGKDAEEMKFANWDGFIKFALGENVKRSFGQSNNRFPDTRMGVEQVLMDAFTRARDYEKLGPNKRKDLELEALSEILEKKRFITCHSYVQSEINMLMHVADTFGFRVNTFTHILEGYKVADKMKAHGVAASTFSDWWAYKMEVQDAMAYNAAIMQKVGLIVAINSDDAEMARHLNQEAAKSIKYGNLSEIQALNMNTINPATMLHVADRVGSIKVGKDADVVLWSASPVSIYAKPEKTIVDGVVYFDIEKDKQMQQQIAAERNCLIQKMINAKKGGAKTTAATVTFDVINECEIDMQHNHSIWQQQ; via the coding sequence ATGAAACATGTAAGCTTATTGGTGCTATGCTTTTGTATGTACATAATAGCAGCGGCACAGGAAACGTTTCCGGTCAATGGTGTTTCGGATCTGCGTTCAGATCAATTTGTATTTACCAATGCCACTATTGTAAAAGATGCACAAACCACTTTGCAAAATGCAACGCTTTTAATTAAGCGGGGAAAGATAGTTGCAGTGGGTGCAAACATTGCAATACCCAAAGATGCCGTGGTAATTGATTGTAAGGGTAAATATATTTATCCTTCATTTATTGACATCTTCAGCGATTATGGTATTGCTGCACCAAAGTCATCCGGTGGTGGTGATTTTTTTAATTATATCAATAGCAGTCCTACAAAGGGGGCGTATGGGTGGAACCAGTCTTTGAAACCTGAGACCGACGCTTCAAAAATTTTTGCTGCAGATAATGGTAAAGCCGGCGACCTGCGCAGTGCAGGTTTTGGCGTGGTGCTTACGCACCAGCAGGATGGTATTGCAAGAGGTACAGGAACACTTGTGACGCTAACAGATGAAAGAGAAAATTTTGCCATGCTGAAAGATAAAGCAGCAGCTTTTTATTCTTTTAATACAGGCACATCAACACAGGATTATCCCAACTCATTAATGGGTTGTATTGCTTTATTAAGACAAACTTATTTAGATGCACAGTGGTACAAAACACGCCCTGCAACAGAAGGTACTAATTTAAGTTTACAGGCATGGGATGATAACCAAAACCTGCCACAAATATTTGATGCAAGTGATAAATGGAATGATCTGCGGGCTGTAAAGATTGCCAATGAATTTGGCGTGCAATACATTATAAAAGGTGGTGGTAATGAATACCAGCGCATGGATGAAATGAAAGCAAGCAAAGCTTCATTCATCCTTCCGGTAAATTTTCCGTTGGCAATAGATATTGAAGACCCCAATGATGCAAGGGTTGTAGCATTGAGTGTAATGAAGCATTGGGAAATGGCGCCACTGGAGCCAGGGATGTTTGAAAAAGCCAATATCAATTTTGCTTTGACAGCGTCGGGTTTGAAAAGCACAGGAGACTTTCTTAGCAATCTCCGTAAAGCAATCGATAATGGATTAAGTGCAACAAAAGCGCTTGAAGCATTGACCAAGACACCCGCCATTATGATCGGCGCTTATGATAAAGTGGGTAGTCTTGATGCAGGAAAGCTTGCCAATTTCATCATCACCAGTGGTCCTGTGTTTGATGAAAAAACAACCTTTTTCCAAAACTGGGTTCAGGGTAAAAAATATACACTTACAGAAAGCGGCTGGAATGATTATCGCGGTAACTATAAACTAACTGTAAAGCAAAATAATCAAAGCACCACTTACAATGTTGAAGTAAAAGGAAAACCTGATGATCTTTCAGCAACTTTACAAACACCAGGTGACTCTGTAAAAAATGATGTCAAATTATCTGTAAATGATAAGATGGTAAAAATGACGTGGAGCCTGAAAGCAGATAGCAGCAATCTTAACAGGCTTACCGGTTTAATTAGCAATGAAAAATTATGGATGGGTAACGGCTACAGCAGTGCAGGCAATGCCATAAGCTGGAACATGCAGTATGTATCAACGTTTATTGAAAAGCCTGATACACCCAAAAAAGAAGAAAAGAAAAAAGATAGTGTAACTGCTAAAGTAATGTATCCTTTTCTTGGTTTTGGCTGGACAGAAGCACCCAAACAGGAAGACATGCTGATCAAAAATGCAACAGTATGGACAAGTGAAAAAGAAGGTATTCTTGAAAATACAGATGTGCTGTTAAAAGGTGGAAAGATCGCAGCCATAGGAAAAAATCTTACTGCAGGTAATGCAAAAGTTATTGATGGCACAGGAAAACATTTAACTGCAGGTATCATTGATGAACACTCACACATTGCTGTTACAGGTAGCGTAAATGAATGTTCTCAATCAGTAACGGCAGAAGTAAGGGTTGCGGATGTTATCAATCCTGATGATATTCAAATTTACCGCCAGCTTGCAGGTGGTGTAACCAGTGCACATATATTGCATGGCAGTTGTAATACGATTGGCGGGCAAACACAACTCATTAAAATGCGTTGGGGTAAAGATGCAGAAGAGATGAAGTTTGCTAACTGGGATGGCTTTATAAAATTTGCATTGGGTGAAAACGTAAAACGTTCTTTTGGCCAATCAAACAACAGGTTCCCCGATACACGTATGGGCGTTGAACAGGTATTGATGGATGCATTCACACGTGCAAGAGATTATGAAAAACTTGGTCCAAACAAACGCAAGGATCTTGAACTCGAAGCGCTATCAGAAATTCTTGAAAAGAAAAGATTTATTACCTGCCATTCTTATGTGCAAAGTGAAATAAATATGCTGATGCATGTGGCAGATACTTTTGGTTTCAGGGTAAATACATTTACGCATATACTCGAAGGCTATAAAGTTGCAGACAAAATGAAAGCACATGGTGTGGCTGCTTCAACCTTTAGTGATTGGTGGGCTTACAAAATGGAAGTGCAGGATGCCATGGCATACAATGCTGCCATTATGCAAAAAGTTGGGCTTATTGTTGCCATCAACAGCGATGATGCAGAGATGGCGCGACACCTTAACCAGGAAGCGGCCAAGAGTATCAAGTACGGTAATCTTTCCGAAATACAGGCGCTCAATATGAATACCATTAATCCCGCTACCATGCTGCATGTTGCAGACAGGGTCGGCAGTATAAAAGTTGGTAAAGATGCAGACGTAGTGCTCTGGAGCGCAAGCCCGGTAAGCATTTACGCAAAACCAGAAAAGACAATCGTTGATGGCGTTGTTTATTTCGATATTGAAAAAGACAAACAAATGCAGCAACAGATAGCCGCAGAAAGAAATTGTTTGATACAAAAAATGATTAACGCAAAAAAAGGTGGCGCTAAAACAACAGCAGCTACTGTAACATTCGATGTTATCAACGAATGCGAAATAGATATGCAGCATAATCATTCAATATGGCAACAGCAGTAA
- a CDS encoding amidohydrolase family protein — translation MKKILLSICLLTTIITTKAQETVYPAPAQQGNIALTHATIHIGNGTVLQDAMVVFANGKIMSVGPTEPIKDNAKIIDCSGKHIYPGLISAATNLGLNEIGAVRSTRDEYELGNINPSVRSVIAYNTDSKIINTVRNNGILLANVIPNGGIISGSSSVMQLDGWNWEDAVYKMDGGIHFRMPFLVRFSEDNDPMKDAMKNIDEVRTFFREAKAYFDEPKHEHTNLKFEAVKGLFDKTQTFFVHCELVKEMMIASEFAKEFGFRTVIVGGSDSWKIADYLKENNIAVIVDQMHTLPNMQDDDVDLPYKLPYLLQQAGVTYCISDQDEQSRYRNLPFNAGVAVGYGLTKEQALQAITLNAAKILGIDARTGSVETGKDANIVVSDGDILDMKTSNIIYAFIQGRQINLDDKQKQLYEKYKYKYSLK, via the coding sequence ATGAAAAAAATATTATTGAGTATTTGTTTACTCACAACAATCATAACAACAAAAGCGCAGGAGACTGTCTACCCGGCTCCGGCGCAACAAGGCAATATTGCACTCACACATGCTACTATTCATATTGGTAATGGAACTGTTTTGCAGGATGCAATGGTTGTATTTGCCAACGGGAAAATTATGAGTGTGGGACCTACCGAGCCAATAAAAGATAACGCCAAAATTATAGACTGCAGCGGCAAACATATTTATCCAGGGCTTATTTCTGCAGCAACCAATCTTGGTTTGAACGAGATTGGTGCAGTGCGTTCCACAAGAGATGAGTATGAATTAGGTAATATCAATCCAAGTGTTCGTTCTGTTATTGCTTACAATACAGATTCAAAGATTATCAACACAGTTAGAAATAATGGAATACTATTAGCTAATGTTATTCCCAATGGCGGCATCATCAGTGGCTCATCTTCTGTAATGCAGCTTGATGGCTGGAACTGGGAAGATGCTGTTTACAAAATGGATGGTGGCATTCATTTTCGTATGCCTTTTCTTGTACGGTTTTCAGAAGATAATGACCCAATGAAAGATGCGATGAAAAATATTGATGAAGTACGGACTTTCTTCCGTGAAGCAAAAGCATATTTTGATGAACCAAAACATGAGCACACGAATTTAAAGTTCGAAGCGGTAAAAGGTTTGTTTGATAAAACACAGACTTTCTTTGTGCATTGCGAGCTGGTGAAAGAAATGATGATTGCATCAGAATTTGCCAAAGAGTTTGGTTTCAGAACAGTGATTGTTGGTGGCTCTGACAGCTGGAAGATCGCTGACTATTTAAAAGAAAACAATATTGCTGTTATTGTTGACCAAATGCACACATTGCCCAACATGCAGGATGATGATGTTGATCTTCCCTATAAGTTGCCTTATCTTTTGCAGCAGGCTGGCGTTACTTATTGCATCTCTGACCAGGACGAACAAAGCCGTTACCGCAACCTGCCATTTAATGCGGGCGTGGCTGTGGGCTATGGCTTAACCAAAGAACAGGCATTACAGGCTATTACATTAAACGCAGCAAAAATATTAGGCATAGATGCACGCACGGGTTCTGTAGAAACCGGCAAAGACGCCAACATTGTAGTAAGTGATGGAGACATTCTTGATATGAAAACAAGTAACATTATTTACGCATTTATACAGGGCAGGCAAATAAATCTTGATGACAAACAGAAACAATTATACGAGAAATATAAATATAAGTATAGTTTGAAGTAA